The Oscillospiraceae bacterium genome contains a region encoding:
- the murQ gene encoding N-acetylmuramic acid 6-phosphate etherase — protein MVELKQIATEQRNEATANIDTLSSCDMVRLINREDQKVALAVERETEHIAAAIDLICEKMCGGGRLIYCGAGTSGRLGILDAVECPPTYSTDPELVQGLIAGGMPAVFQAVEGAEDDPALGREDLEAIHFGEKDVLVGIAASGRTPYVLGAMRYARQKGGAVLAVTCCPGSEIDQLADVGIAPTPGPEVVTGSTRMKSGTAQKMVLNMLSTCTMIRLGKVYGNLMVDVKPSNEKLVQRCVSIVCTAAECTEAQARAALEQCEYSAKTAIVMVRAGVDAAEAARRLEGAKGRVAAALGEIKS, from the coding sequence ATGGTTGAGCTGAAACAGATCGCAACCGAGCAGCGCAACGAAGCGACGGCGAACATCGACACGCTTTCCAGCTGCGATATGGTGCGCCTGATCAACCGGGAGGACCAGAAGGTGGCGCTGGCGGTGGAGCGGGAAACCGAGCACATTGCGGCGGCCATTGACCTGATCTGCGAAAAAATGTGCGGCGGCGGCCGCCTAATCTACTGCGGCGCGGGCACGTCCGGCCGGCTGGGTATTCTGGACGCGGTGGAGTGCCCGCCCACCTATTCCACCGACCCGGAGCTGGTGCAGGGACTGATTGCGGGGGGAATGCCCGCCGTGTTCCAAGCGGTGGAGGGCGCGGAGGACGACCCCGCTTTGGGCCGGGAGGACCTTGAGGCCATTCATTTTGGCGAAAAGGACGTGCTGGTGGGCATTGCGGCCAGCGGCCGCACCCCCTACGTGCTGGGCGCCATGCGGTATGCCCGCCAGAAGGGCGGCGCGGTGCTGGCCGTGACCTGCTGCCCCGGCAGCGAGATCGACCAGCTGGCGGATGTGGGCATTGCGCCCACGCCGGGGCCCGAGGTGGTTACCGGTTCCACCCGCATGAAAAGCGGCACGGCCCAAAAAATGGTGCTGAACATGCTTTCCACCTGTACCATGATCCGCCTGGGCAAGGTGTACGGAAACCTGATGGTGGACGTGAAGCCCTCGAACGAAAAGCTGGTGCAGCGGTGCGTGTCCATCGTGTGCACCGCCGCCGAGTGCACCGAGGCCCAGGCCCGGGCGGCGCTGGAGCAGTGCGAATACAGCGCCAAGACCGCCATTGTGATGGTGCGGGCCGGGGTAGACGCGGCCGAGGCGGCCCGGCGGCTGGAAGGCGCCAAGGGCCGGG
- the yeeO gene encoding putative FMN/FAD exporter YeeO, translating into MFSSKQLVRLVAPLFGEQFLVVLVGITDTFMVAHAGESAVSGVALVDTISYLVVAVFGALCAGGSILASQYSGSGDRARVSLAARLLMGSTLAIALAMAALVLLCGNGLLALIFGRVEPEVMRSAREYFALIGCSFPFLAAYSAAAALFRSQGNSMVTLAASLLMNGLNVAGNAWFIYGKGMGAAGAALATLIARGGAAALLCVLLAKSGMLAAPQKQPVRLAECREMLGKILYVGIPSGVESGLFSLGKLLVQRLYAGLGTVALAANAAAGALSCIATLPGGALSLAMLPVVGRAVGAGQPEEAKRLAAKLLRAAYGLMLAANLLVYVFLPQLSGLYALSAETTAVVRELLAWHCLFATLFYPAGFCTPSALRAAGDVRFTMAVSIASMLVCRVGLSCLFVLGLGWGVVSIWMTIFCDWGVRAVLFSLRLRSGAWQKHKIV; encoded by the coding sequence ATGTTTTCGAGCAAACAACTGGTGCGATTGGTGGCGCCGCTGTTCGGCGAGCAGTTTCTGGTGGTGCTGGTGGGCATTACCGACACCTTTATGGTGGCCCATGCGGGAGAGAGCGCCGTTTCGGGCGTGGCCCTGGTGGACACGATCAGCTACCTGGTGGTGGCGGTGTTCGGCGCGTTGTGCGCGGGCGGCTCGATTTTGGCCAGCCAGTACAGCGGCAGCGGCGACCGGGCGCGCGTGAGCCTGGCGGCCCGGCTTTTGATGGGCAGCACCCTGGCGATTGCCCTGGCCATGGCGGCGCTGGTGCTGCTGTGCGGCAACGGGCTGCTGGCGCTGATTTTTGGCCGGGTGGAACCGGAGGTCATGCGCAGCGCCCGGGAGTATTTTGCCCTGATTGGGTGCAGCTTCCCGTTTTTGGCGGCCTACAGCGCGGCGGCGGCCCTGTTCCGAAGCCAGGGCAACAGCATGGTCACCCTGGCGGCCAGCCTGCTGATGAACGGCCTGAACGTGGCCGGCAACGCATGGTTTATCTACGGCAAGGGCATGGGCGCGGCGGGCGCGGCGCTTGCCACCCTGATCGCCCGGGGCGGGGCCGCCGCGCTGCTGTGTGTTCTGCTGGCAAAAAGCGGGATGCTTGCGGCGCCCCAAAAGCAGCCGGTGCGGCTGGCCGAATGCAGGGAAATGCTGGGCAAGATCCTGTATGTGGGGATCCCCAGCGGGGTGGAGAGCGGCCTGTTCAGCCTGGGAAAGCTGCTGGTACAGCGGCTGTATGCGGGGCTGGGCACGGTGGCCCTGGCGGCCAATGCGGCCGCGGGGGCGCTTTCCTGCATTGCCACCCTGCCGGGCGGTGCGCTGAGCCTTGCCATGCTGCCGGTGGTGGGCCGCGCCGTGGGCGCGGGCCAGCCGGAGGAGGCAAAACGCCTGGCGGCAAAGCTGCTGCGCGCGGCCTATGGGCTGATGCTGGCGGCGAACCTGCTGGTGTATGTGTTCCTGCCGCAGCTGAGCGGCCTGTACGCCCTTTCCGCCGAGACCACGGCGGTGGTGCGGGAGCTGCTGGCCTGGCACTGCCTGTTCGCCACCCTGTTTTACCCGGCAGGCTTTTGCACCCCCAGCGCCCTGCGGGCCGCGGGCGACGTGCGCTTTACCATGGCGGTGAGCATTGCGTCCATGCTGGTGTGCCGGGTGGGGCTGAGCTGCCTGTTCGTGCTGGGGCTGGGCTGGGGCGTGGTGAGTATTTGGATGACCATTTTCTGCGACTGGGGCGTGCGCGCGGTGCTGTTCAGCCTGCGGCTGCGCTCGGGTGCGTGGCAAAAACATAAGATCGTGTGA